TCCGGTCGTGCCCGAGTCCTTGGACAGAGGACTATGCGATCCTCGGCGGGCGGCCTGTTGTCTCGCCCTCTGGGGCTGCTGTGCCGGAGCTGGAAACCGATGCGGAGCTTGCGTTCGCGTTCCGTACGGCTGCCGACCTTCTGGCTGAACGCTGGTCCGCCAAAGGTATGGACGATTCGTTGGTGTTGGTCGTGTTGTACAACTATCGGCACGCTCTCGAACTGGGGCTCAAAGTAGTGTTGCGCGCCTTGGTCGACAGCATCAGGTCGAGGTTGCGCCGGGCGATGAGGCGCCCGAGATCGTGGAGAAAGTCGGCAAGAATCTCGCTAAGACTCATCAGCTGAGCGTCTTGGGCGGCTATCTCGTCGACCTCGCGCCGATGTTCCGGATGCGGCTGCAGGGCGACGTCACATCGCTCTGCGACGAGGTCCATTCCTTGGACCCGAGCGGCCAGGCTCTGCGCTACAGCATGGTCAAAGATCAGGGTGGAGCGATGGTACCGGGCCGCCCTGACCTCTCTACGTCGACGTCCCCGAGTTCGCCCGCCGAGCGGGTGAGGCGTGCACCGCGCTGGACCTGCTCTCGATCAGATCACCAACGTGCAGGACTAGCAGGCAACTGGGCCCGGATCACCTGAGGCAGCGGAGCTAGTCACCTGCGTGGGCGGCGCAGGTTCTCCTGTGAGGACAGCAGCCCGAGGACCGCGTGCTCCTGGTGGTACTTGCGCCACCGCTCAGCGAGCGCGCGGTCGGTGAACTGCCCCCGACCTGGGTCGCTCGACGTGGTCAGCTCGATCGCGCCCCATCCGCCGACTTCCTCAGTGAACGCCGCCGCGAGTTCCGCGAACGACGGGCCTCGGAAGTAGCTGACGTGGGTGTCGGTGATGTCCAGCTCCCTCCCAGATTCGTCCGAGACCAGGGTGTCCGCCGCCACCCGGGAAGTGAAGTAGGCGCTCACCTCGTCCTTGACTTCGAAACGCATCGCGGCAGAGACCTGCTGGCGATAGGTCGGCGGTTTCAGGCAGGCCAAGTAGGAGAAGTCGATCCGGGTGCTGTCGGTGCGGATCACTTCGAATCCCGGGTACGGCCCCTGCAGCGGTGGCGCGATCGCGAAGGCCTCCACGCCCACGCCGATCTTGATGTCGGCCTCTGCGTGCAGGTCGAGCAGGTCCAGTAGGAGCAGGTGATCCGCCTCCTGGTCCACAATGCTGCCCACGCTGTATCCGTACAGCACGTCGCGGACAGCTTCCTGCGCGGCCCTTTTCGACGGGTACTCCCGCGATCCGATCCAAAACTTGGGCAACGTGTCCCCTCCTAATCCTGTGTGCGGCAGTGTTGCCCACCCAGGCTCTGGTCTATTCGGCTGTCGCTGAGGGGGAGTCCAGCTGGGGTGTGGGGTAAGCGATTGAGCTGGGGTGTTGCAGGTTGGTTGAGAGGGGCTTGTGCACGCTCGGAGGGGGCTCGCCTGGTGTTGTTGCAGGTTGCCTGAGGATCCGGGCGGTGTTGGAGATAGCGCTTCGGTCTAAAGACACCGAAGCGCTTTTCCGGTTCGCGGACCGTGTTTGTGCCGGTCAGGAGGGTGATCGGCGGGTGTGTGGACTGGTGTCGCTTTCGAGCCGCTAACGCCAGGGGGCGTGTGCGCGTTGTTCTTCTTGTTTTGTGGTCTGGGCATCGGAGCGTGCCATTTGGATGAGGTGTTCCAGACGGCGTGCGGCACTTGTGGCCCACCAACAGCGGGCGTCTGGTGAGAAGGCCGCCTTGGGAACGTTGCTGATGGCTTCTTGGTACACGGCAGGGGAGTCCTGCCAGGTGGCGGCGCCGATCACTGCCAGGGACCGGTGCGAGAGGCTGTCGAGGAGAGTGAAGAGTCGGGGGACGGCTGTCAGGTGGTGCTGGGTTGTGCCGACATGGCGGGTGCCTCCGGGGTACTGAGCCCAGAGCAGGAACTGTGCCGGCCACGGGAGGTCGATCACCTCGCGCCCGTCGTAGACCACGACGACATGCTCGCTGGTTGAGGCCGCGATGCCGGTGACCATTCCGCGGCCTACGTCATGCAGGCGGTCGGCCAGCTTGGCTACCCAGGGCTCATCCGGAATGTCTTGCTTGATTTCGTGTTCAAGCGTGTGCCTGGCTCGTGCCCACCGGGCCGCGGTAGGTGAGGCGTGGCCCTGGGACTCGACCGGTGAAAGAGAGACGAGCTCCTCGAGCCACCTCTGGCACCAGCGATCGAAGTCGTACCGGAAGCCCGTCCGTGATGTGCCGATGGCCCCCTGCGTCAGCTCCCAGTGTGTGATGGCTTCGTCGCAGAGCTCCTCCCAGGCAGCCTGCCAAGGGCGTCGGAAGCGTCCTGGTTGACGTCGCTTGAAGTCATTGGTGAGGAGTGCTGCTGTGCCGATCACCAACAGCTCGTCCTGGGCCTGCGTGCCGCAGTAGGTACGGGCATGGTGTGCGGCCAAATCGCCGTGTGCGCTGTCCAGGGCGGTGAGCGGTTTGCGTAGCTGGCGGTCGAGGTCTTTGGGTTCGAGGCCTCCAGGTCCGTCGATCTTGAAGGGCAGTACCGCCGGGCCGCCCCAAGCCGGCTTGGGGCTGGGCAAGCCGGGCTTGCCCAGCCTTCCCTCCATGTCTGTCCCCTGTCTGTACCGCTGCCTCGACACCTCTCTTTCCACGGTCTTGGACGGAGGTCGGTGTCGATGCGGGGCGGGGAGGTGTCCGGGACGACGTCAGAACGTCAGTGGGTGGCGACGTGAGATGCCAGCGGTCGGCGACATGAGGTGTGTCAGTAGGTGCTGACAGGATGCGCTGCATGACTTCCGCCACCGCAGCCGATTACAGCTGGATACGTTCCCCGGCCTCGCCGTTCGCCTACGGGCTGGAGGTCGGGTACACCCTGACGCTGGTGCGTGGCCTCTCGCCTTCGGAGTTGTTCCGGATCGTGGGGGCCGAGCCGCGCGATGAGGAGTGCGAGGGGCTCGGCGATCTCATCTTCGAGCAGCAGGAGTTTCTCGACGGGTTCGAGGAGTGGCCCGATGCCTTCCTTGCGGGAGCGTTCACTGTGCCGGGTGAGGACGGCCAGTGGACGCTCGCTCTGGAGTTCGGAGGGGATCTGGGCACGCGCCCGCGCCTCATGGAGGCATTGTCCGCCGGGACGCGTGCTGTCTCGCATTCGAGCAACGGGGGGAAGCCCATGGACTTCTTCCACTGGTATGAGAACGGCGAGCTGCGGACCACCTTCGAATGGCCGGCGGACCGGTCCGGCAGCACCCCCGATGAACTGAACGCCATGATGGGGGCGGTCGGCCTCAACTCCTCAGGGGACACGGATCCGAGCGTCGACACGAAGGCGGCGGTCATGGCGCTTGCGGAGCGTCTCACCGGTGTTCGGGTGACCGCGCAGCTGCTGGCGGAGTCCGAGTACCAGTTGGGGGTAGTCCCGGAGGAACCCGTCGTGGGAGAGCGTCACTATCGACATCACGGACGCGCACGGCGAGCGGACATATACACAACTGCGGCGAGATCAGCTCTGACACACGAGGTGTCGCCAATCACCGACACTTTCGTGTCGCCCGACAGGAGGGGCACGCGGTGCCGGTGACGACAACACGCAAGTACGGCTCGACGGGCAAGACCCGGACCCAGGTCCTGGAGGCCGCGGCGGTGGTGTTGGAACGGCCTGTGCGGGAGATGGGCGGCACGGCGAAAGCGGCCGAAGGGGAACGTGACGCCGGCGACGTCGGCCGGCTCGTGTGGCAGGGCGACGCCGTACGGGCGCAGGCAGCGCTCGTCGGACCGGTCCGGTACCGGTCACGCAGCCGGGATGTCCTGGTATTCGCTGGGCTGGTTGGTCGGTGGCTTGTTCGTCTTAGTCGTTAATGTTCGGTTTTCGGGTTGTTGATGGCCTTGTGGGGGCGAGGGGTCGTGGGTTTGGCTGCGGAGATAGCGGCGTTCCGTTCGGGATCGGGGGATCCGGGGAGTTTGGTGGGGGAGTTTCGGCGGGCTCTGTTGCTCGTCCCGTTTGCCGTGGGATCAGCCGGTGGCGAGGACGGGTTGATGTCGGCGATGTCGGGGGGTGTGCGCTG
This Streptomyces sp. NBC_00539 DNA region includes the following protein-coding sequences:
- a CDS encoding DUF3223 domain-containing protein — protein: MPKFWIGSREYPSKRAAQEAVRDVLYGYSVGSIVDQEADHLLLLDLLDLHAEADIKIGVGVEAFAIAPPLQGPYPGFEVIRTDSTRIDFSYLACLKPPTYRQQVSAAMRFEVKDEVSAYFTSRVAADTLVSDESGRELDITDTHVSYFRGPSFAELAAAFTEEVGGWGAIELTTSSDPGRGQFTDRALAERWRKYHQEHAVLGLLSSQENLRRPRR
- a CDS encoding DUF6461 domain-containing protein, which gives rise to MTSATAADYSWIRSPASPFAYGLEVGYTLTLVRGLSPSELFRIVGAEPRDEECEGLGDLIFEQQEFLDGFEEWPDAFLAGAFTVPGEDGQWTLALEFGGDLGTRPRLMEALSAGTRAVSHSSNGGKPMDFFHWYENGELRTTFEWPADRSGSTPDELNAMMGAVGLNSSGDTDPSVDTKAAVMALAERLTGVRVTAQLLAESEYQLGVVPEEPVVGERHYRHHGRARRADIYTTAARSALTHEVSPITDTFVSPDRRGTRCR